The following proteins are co-located in the Salvelinus namaycush isolate Seneca chromosome 31, SaNama_1.0, whole genome shotgun sequence genome:
- the LOC120025836 gene encoding E3 ubiquitin-protein ligase NEURL1B-like, translating to MEIGRSTEIYPHNMCGRPCPGPLSFHKEALGTNVCLSLGGRRVERDRETFQNGLTFSSRPIRVQEKIHLRVECCDQHWHGALRLGFTIIPPSSSGPHFPPAIAIPDLTTTYGYWASTVPSSLIMPGAELRFWVTPRGMLVYEGPNGLRYKLLKGVDVTHPLWAMIDVYGQTRAVLLLGSENKDLMLRIRRSCPVPPPPSVSHRDTHACV from the exons ATGGAGATCGGTAGGAGCACTG AGATTTATCCACACAATATGTGTGGGCGTCCTTGTCCGGGGCCCCTGTCCTTCCACAAAGAGGCCTTGGGGACCAATGTGTGTCTGAGTCTGGGAGGTAGACGtgtggagagggacagagagacctTCCAGAATGGTCTGACTTTCAGCAGTCGTCCAATCAGGGTTCAGGAGAAGATACATCTGCGGGTGGAATGTTGTGACCAACACTGGCATGGAGCTCTGCGGCTGGGCTTCACCATCATACCGCCCTCCTCCTCTGGGCCCCACTTCCCTCCTGCTATAGCCATCCCTGACCTCACCACCACCTACGGGTACTGGGCATCCACCGTGCCCTCCAGCCTCATCATGCCAGGGGCAGAGCTCCGCTTCTGGGTGACCCCTCGAGGAATGCTGGTTTACGAGGGGCCAAATGGTTTGAGGTACAAGCTACTGAAGGGGGTGGATGTGACACACCCCCTATGGGCCATGATAGATGTCTACGGACAGACCAGAGCTGTGCTCCTATTGG GATCAGAAAATAAAGACTTAATGTTGCGGATCCGGaggtcctgtcctgtcccacctcctccctctgtgtctcatagggacacacatgcatgtgtgtga